In Clupea harengus chromosome 12, Ch_v2.0.2, whole genome shotgun sequence, the sequence CAGACAGATAAAGAAAGCAAACATTCTGTTCATTCTCTCGCCATAGCACCGTgcatgccttcacacacacccacacgtttTAAAAGACAGAGGACCTGGGGGGGTGTGGTCGGACAGTCACTGGAGTGCACTGAGCCAATCAGGAGGCTGCTTACACTCATTTGCTGCATGGATGGGAGTGGCTTGAGGAGGCTGGCCAGGGCTTGTGAGTACAATTAGGTGGAACAGAGGATCAGAGCGTGGACAGAGAAAAGGACACTCCTCCCTCCGTGAGCCAATCAGTTGAAGGCTCCACGCGCAGCATTATTCGCAGCACTAGTTGCAGCAGTGGACGCGGCACTCGCAGCTGCCGTCTGGACAGTCTTGTTGGCCATGACGCCTGTGGCAAACTCCTGTTGGGCCTTTTCAAAGCTGGCCCCAGTTGTCCGGTACATGccatgcacctgcacacacacagacaggagatacaCAGAACACCAGAGTTAAGATATacagggaaagacagacagttagATACTCAGAACACCAGAGTTAAGATATacagggaaagacagacagacaggagaacagAACACCAGAGTTAAGATATACAGGGGAAgtttgtccctctgtgtgtgcacccttATGTGTGGTAGTGTactcaggcgtgtgtgtgtgtgtgtgtgtgtgcacccttaTGTGTGGTAGTgtactcagatgtgtgtgtgcacccttaTGTGTGGTAGtgtactcaggtgtgtgtgtgtgtgtgcacccttaTGTGTGGTAGTGTACTCAGATGTGCACCCTTATGTGTGGTAGTGTACTCAGATGTGCACCCTTATGTGTGGTAGtgtactcaggtgtgtgtgtgtgtgtgtgtgtgtgtgtggtagtgtactcaggtgtgtgtgtgtgtgtgtgtgtgtgtgtggtagtgtactcagatgtgtgtgtgtgtgtggtagtgtactcaggtgtgtgtgtgtgtgtgtgtgtgtgtgtggtagtgtactcagatgtgtgtgtgtgtgtggtagtgtactcaggtgtgtgtgtgtgtgtgtgtggtagtgtactcaggtgtgtgtgtgtgtgtgtgtgtgtgtgtggtagtgtactcagatgtgtgtgtgtgtgtggtagtgtactcaggtgtgtgtgtgtgtgtggtagtgtactcaggtgtgtgtgtattacctttTTGAACATGATCAGGGACATGACTGCAGAGGCCGTGAAGAGCGCCGCGATGAGGATCATGATGATGCCCACAGGAATGCTTTTGTTGAGGCCAGTGAGAGACGAGATCCagccgctacacacacacacacacacacacacacacacacacacacacacacacacacacacacacacacacacacacacacacacacacacacacacatatattagaCCAGTGAGGGACGAGATCCAGCCGCTACAAAGCATGGATAATATTAGCACATTTAAAATCACTACAAAGCACGAACATATTAGCACATCAAAAAGAATTGGAGATGATTCAAAGTGCCGCGGTCATTTATGTGAACAATAATTCATTTATTGCTCAAGATTTAGAGCAgatgttgagaaaaaaaaaatgtaaaatcctTACATATTACGTTTTAAAAAATTCAACTTTTGTATATAGAGCTACGAACTGACAGGAAGAACCAAGACATTTATAACTAATAATtaaaagagaaatacataatGCTAATTATATGTTCCATGCCTTATGCTCCTATATCTCAATCTCAAATGCTTGTTCGCCATGTAAACAATTAACAATAATTGTAACAAAGACATGTATTGGATTACCGCCTATATAGCTATCAAAGAATGACTTTGATTTGGGCAAACTTATCACTTCAAAGGATTAAACTGCTGCTTTGCAGTCAGCTGTTGTTTGTTACGGCCATTCTtgcatatgtatttgtgtatccATGTCCAACACTGAGGGAtcctgtgcgcacacacacactcacctcgcTCCCCAGCCGGTTATACCGATGGCCTGAAGCACATGAACTCCAAACTGGCAGATGTACacgaagaagaagacgaagaaacGGAACGAGCTGTCACTCCTgggtgtgtgaaagacaaagagagacagaggatacaGTCAGTGAGGACGGCCGATGGCGGTTTGATTCAACACCAATGACATGAGGTTCATGTTAGTCCTGTGAAACGGAACAAGGTGGTCTGTTcagtagggatgggaatcgagaaccggttcttgttgaGAACCGGTCCCCAGTGGATCGATTCctttggaatcgttagccaaagtccttAATGATTCCGCTATGAATTCCAGTGCCGTTTGCGCATGCGCGATGACATCACACCCAcgcagccttgttttgtttatacCGAAGTCAACATGGCGTCCAGGCAGAGGCattcaaaagtgtggttatatttcacgtgaacagatgaccacagggccacttgcagtgcttgcaaaacgtctattTCGTCAAAAGGGGGAAATACTACCAATAtgcagaaacatttgtccacacagcatgcaataactttgcaggaatgtctcGTTTTTGATGCGCTACGGAGTGGCGATAaagttaatgaatctcaaccaagcaacagcagggCGGCGAACATTAGCGCTTCATCTattaatatcgaaggtaaatTCCTCCAGAccctgtctattgtgttagtgccatttgtttcattgtgtaaaccagctttcactatttgtttatgtcagttttattttttagttcaaggtgaatgcactttaaaaaaaaaaaaaaaaaaaacagcactgtaattggaatgttcaaatattatttagcacagctaaaatatatattaaatataaagtatatcaaggacccctaaactgccacaaattagaccagagCGGGATCTCCATTTGATAAGAttcttttccaggctcccccatctgatgagatttttgagtttagacattttattacaaaaattgtatgaaacccattgccaaaatcagtcatacattctgttacctatggttggaattatagtcaaaataaatcatttttgctATCTTCGAAACATgtaagcaaaaacaaaacaaatatttgttgtCAGTGGAAGAAATTCCTACTGCTATGGTACATTAAAATCTGAAAAATTCAGATGAACAGATGAACTCCCAACTGCATTTATCATTTGTAATGGTTGAAGATGGGTTAAATCTGCACTCAGATTCTACAGGTGGAAGCTAGACACAGTTGGCTTGAGGGTACCTTTATTTAAattgccatatatatatatatatatatatattttttttttttttaattttggcaTTGGGCTCTGAAACAGTAAAAACGTGGAGAAAAAATGAGTGGGGTCATGTGGTGATTTGGCATTGATTGACCCTAAAATCCTTTCAAAGTTTGATGGATGTATTTCCTGGTTTTGCGGGCGGTCACACTGATATTAAAGTAGGCAGCGGAGGAAAGGGAGCAACCAGTTATCATTTCAAATGTTTGGATTCATTGCATTCTTCTGTTTGCCCTGTTGGCCTACTTTCTGGGCTTGTGTGTTCTACTTCTAGGAGTCATGGCAGCAGTCATGCTAACGTGCTAATAAGTCTGGTATAAACTCACCTGAAGGCTCCATAAAGGGGTCTGTACCAACAGACGAAGGAGCAGGGCGTGAAGAGCATGAACCACAGCATGGACAGGCCAAAGTCGACTCCTCGCGACGGGTCCACACAGAACCACGCCAAGCAGCCAAAGATGTTAACAAACAGAGTTCCTGTGTGAACTGGAGGAGCAAGACACGAGCAAGATTAAAAAAGGGTCAGAAAGGGGAAAGAGGTTGCAAAGGTTAAAGGTGTAGTCTGTGAGTCTAATCTCAATGCACCGAGCCATAAACATTCCTAGACAATCCccacggtgcttcaggagcgCAGAAAGGTGTGTCATTCATTCAATGAGCTccaatatcaacaacctttcacaaagACGAATTACGAACTGCATCTGCAAGAGCAAGTAGTCAAAATGTCTATTGTACAGTTTGGCAAGGAAGGTGATGTTCTGCAACTGCAAGTTctatttaactttttttttttcacttaaatgtgctgtccatgattctaatctaactttctttttttgcaaactcagctaattgctcctcatggtcttCAATCTGTGTGCACTAAAAAAAGAACTCGCGTTCGTAAATGTGAAACAGTGTCTTGGACCAAGGAATTGACAAATTCCAGCCAACTAACCCGTTGCTTTAGGTGcacggaaggggggggggggggtataatttgattggctgtcgaGCATAGATATCAACATCGTTTTGCCTTAATCGCAGACTCTACCTTGGCTGAGTAAGCACTTCCCTGTCTCTGTAGGGTCAATAATGCATCCACTGGCTCCAATGCAAAAAGAAGTGGTGTTCGGGTAAGCGTCACATAAAGGTGGGCTAAAGTCTGGAGCTGTAATCCTGTAATCCCTGTAATCTGtctcacatcatcatcaccctgtaATCTGtctcacatcatcatcaccctgtaATCTGTCTCACATCATCATCCTGTAATCTGTCTCACATCATCACCctgtaatctgtaatctgtctcacatcatcatcaccctgtaATCTGtctcacatcatcatcaccctgtaatctgtaatctgtctcacatcatcatcaccctgtaATCTGtctcacatcatcatcaccctgtaatctgtaatctgtctcacatcatcatcaccctgtaATCTGTCTCACATCATCACCCTGTAGGAGTGTCTACATCATTAAACTGTTTATTCTCCATCCAAAGGAAGCAGAAAGTTGCACTTCTTGTTTGCCCAATGGTTTGGAATTTGTTGTTGTCTATTTGTTGCAAATATTTCAGTCTGCAGACGACAAATCTTCCTCAATGAAGTGGCAGGACTTAACCACATGATATAGGATGATTGAGTTTAAAAATTATCCAATTTGGAACTGGAAATTAAAATGGGGTCT encodes:
- the scamp1 gene encoding secretory carrier-associated membrane protein 1, coding for MSDFDSNPFADPDFSNPFQDPSVTQVTQNAPPGLEEYNPFTDTKPGPPNSVPKAVPPSANTQPAIMKPTEEPPAYSQPQQTQDQARAQAELLKRQEELERKAAELDRREREMQSLSASGGRKNNWPPLPEKFPAGPCFYHDISVDIPVEFQKTVKIMYYLWMFHTGTLFVNIFGCLAWFCVDPSRGVDFGLSMLWFMLFTPCSFVCWYRPLYGAFRSDSSFRFFVFFFVYICQFGVHVLQAIGITGWGASGWISSLTGLNKSIPVGIIMILIAALFTASAVMSLIMFKKVHGMYRTTGASFEKAQQEFATGVMANKTVQTAAASAASTAATSAANNAARGAFN